GCGGTCGCCGCCCGGCGGGCAGCAGTGCTGGAAAGCACCGCGCTCGACACAGAGGGCGATCCGACCGTCTACTCGCTCACCGGCGACACCCGAGGTGGCATCGCCGTCCTCGAAGACCGCAGCAAGGCCCGGTTCCGCGGCGCCGGTCCAGCCCGGTGGCGGTTCGTCTGTACGTCCATCGACAGCGCCGAGGAGACCAGGCCTGGTCATGCCGATCTCGTCGTCAACCGCCTGCGCGGGTGCACCTCTCCCGAACCCGTCTGACCCCACTGGGCTGTTGCCGGCCGGATCGGTCTGATGATGTATGCGACGGCCCGCTGTGGGAATGTGCCCGGCGGACGGCGGACAATTCGAACTCGACACCGGCGACGGATCTCTAAGCCGGAACGGCCCAGCGCTGGGAGCGGAACATGGATACGGCACCTCCAGCCGCCGGCGATGGTGATGGCGATGGCGATGGCAGCTCCGGCGACGGCCACGGTGACGGTCCGCGCGACGTCGTGCAGCTCACCATCCCCGCCACCGGAGCTTTCCTGGTCGTCCTTCGCACCGCGACCGCGTCCCTGGCCGCGCGGGCGGACTTCACCCTCGACGACATCGAGGATCTGCGGATCGCCGTGGACGAGGCCTGCGCCCTTCTGCTGGTCTCCGCGGTCCCCGAATCGTCCCTGGAATGCGTCTTCACGCTGTCGCCGGGCGTCCTGAGGGTGACCGTCTCGGTCGACAGCCTCGACGGTGAGCCGCCGTCGAGGGACACGTTCGCCTGGACCGTGCTGAACGCGCTCGCCGGTGAGGTCCGCACTTCCACCGGGCCGGGCCGACGAGTCACGATCGAGCTGGCGAAGCGACGCGGCGGTGAATAGCCGGTCGCCCGCGCCTACCGTCCAGCTCCCCGGCGCCGTCAACGTGTCCGGATGCGCCTCCTCCAAGACCTCCCATCGGCGGGCCGGGCGGACTGTTCGGCATGAATGTCAGGCCATCGCGGGTAACCGCTCATGGCCTCAGCCGGTGGGCAGAAGTTCGTTCAGAAGCGTTTCGACGTGGGCGCGGATCGCGTCGCGGATCGGGCGGACGGCGTCGACGTCAAGGCCGGCGGGGTCGTCGAGCTTCCAGTCCTCGTATCGGATGCCGGGGAAGACCGGGCAGGTGTCGCCGCAGCCCATGGTGATGACCAGGGTCGAGGTCGCGACCGCGTCGGCGGTGAGGATCTTCGGTGTCGCAGCGGCGATGTCGATGCCGATCTCGGCCATCGCCGCCACGGCTACCGGGTTGACCTCAGTTGCCGGAACTGAGCCGGCGGAACGGACTTCGACCTGGTCGCCGGCGAGGTGGGTGAGGAAGCCGGCGGCCATCTGGGAACGGCCGGCGTTGTGCACGCAGACGAACAGGATCGACGGTTTCTCGGGCACGGATGGCTCAGTCCTTTCACGGTGTGGGAAACCGCCTGCTCACCGCCCGGCAGACGCCAGTGGGTAGAGCACGCGGACCAGGCAGTAGCCGACCAGGCCACCAACGACCTGGGCGACGACGAAGGGCGGGACGGATGCGGGGGCGATACCGGCGAACGTGTCGGAGAGCATCCGTCCGAGGCTGATCGCGGGATTCGCGAAGCTGGTGGAGCTGGTGAACCAGTAGGCGGCGCCGATGTAGGCGCCGACCGCGGCCGGTGCCCGTTCCGCGCGGGCGGTCCGGGTCAGCGAGAAGATCAGCAGGATCAGCCCGGCGGTGGCGACGACCTCGGCGAGCAGGTGTGCTCCCGACGCCCGGTGGTGCGTAGAGATCGACACCGCCGGGCCGTCGAACATCAGGTTCGCCAGGATCGCGCCTCCGCAGCAGCCGGCGGCCTGGGCGGGCAGGTAGGCGGCGGCGTCCCGCCACGGCAGGCCACCGAACGCGGCGTCGACCGCCGTGACGACCGGGTTGAGGTGGGCGCCGGACACCGGCCCGACCATCAGGATGATCGCGTACAGGCCGGCGGCGGTCGCCGCGGCGTTCTCGACCAGTTGCAGGCCGACCTGGCCCGGGCTCAGCTGCTGCGCGGCGATTCCGGAACCGACGACCAGTGCCGCCAGCAGCAGGCCGCCCAGCGCCTCGGCGAGCAGCCGTCGTGCCAGCGGCGGCCGTACCAGCGGCGGATGGCCCGCCAATGCGTTCGTCACGGGCGGCGGGTTCAGCAGCAGGAGCCGGTCGAGGCCGGTCCCGGCTCCGCCGTGGATGCGGTGGATGCGGTGGTTGCGGTGACTGTGCCGACTGCGGTGGATGCGGTGGTTGCGGTGACTGTGCCGACTGCGGTGGATGCGGTGGCGTCTGGCGCGCAGATCGGGCCGCAGTCGCAGGCGGAGCCCGGGCCCCCGGCACGCTCCGCACGTTCGGCGGCCGACGGCGTCGCACCTGGACGGGTCGTCTCGGCGACGTCGGCGAGCACCGTGTAGACCTCCCACGGCGCGCCGTCCGGGTCGTCGACCCACACCTTGTCCTGCAGGGCGTAGCAGCAGGCCGTGTTCTCCTCCACCGCCGTCGCCAGCCCGGCCCCGGCGAGGCGCGCGGTGGCCGCGGACACCTCGTCGGACGTCCCGACCTCGATGCCCAGGTGGTTGAGCGCCCCGGCGACCCCGGCACCACGCGCCGCCGGGTTCTCGATCAGGACCAGCTTCAACGGCGGCGCGTCGATCGCGAAGTTCGCGTACCCCGGCCGCCGTTTCGCCGGCTCGGCCCCAAACAGCCTCCGGTAGAACTCCACCGCCGCGTCCACATCCGAGACGTTCAGCGCCAGCTGCACCCGCTCCATCACGAACCCCCACGATCACATCGACGACCGTCTATGTCTGGATGAGCAGAGGATGACCGACCACATAGACGACTGTCAATGTCCTGGGGCATGCTGGGACCCATGGCGACGACACCCCCGCCGGCCGCGAGCCCCGCCCTCGCCCCTCGCACCGAGGCCCCCGAGCTCACGGGAGCACCAACGGGAGCGCTCTCGGCCTGCTGCGGGCCACTGGCCCGCGAGCCGTTGTCCGTCGAGGACGCCGAGCGGCTCGCCACCGTCCTCAAGGCGATCGCCGTGCCCACCCGACTGCGACTGCTGTCCATGATCTACGCACGTGACGGCGGTGAGGCCT
This genomic interval from Parafrankia irregularis contains the following:
- a CDS encoding anti-sigma factor produces the protein MDTAPPAAGDGDGDGDGSSGDGHGDGPRDVVQLTIPATGAFLVVLRTATASLAARADFTLDDIEDLRIAVDEACALLLVSAVPESSLECVFTLSPGVLRVTVSVDSLDGEPPSRDTFAWTVLNALAGEVRTSTGPGRRVTIELAKRRGGE
- a CDS encoding aquaporin, producing MTNALAGHPPLVRPPLARRLLAEALGGLLLAALVVGSGIAAQQLSPGQVGLQLVENAAATAAGLYAIILMVGPVSGAHLNPVVTAVDAAFGGLPWRDAAAYLPAQAAGCCGGAILANLMFDGPAVSISTHHRASGAHLLAEVVATAGLILLIFSLTRTARAERAPAAVGAYIGAAYWFTSSTSFANPAISLGRMLSDTFAGIAPASVPPFVVAQVVGGLVGYCLVRVLYPLASAGR
- a CDS encoding ArsI/CadI family heavy metal resistance metalloenzyme, producing MERVQLALNVSDVDAAVEFYRRLFGAEPAKRRPGYANFAIDAPPLKLVLIENPAARGAGVAGALNHLGIEVGTSDEVSAATARLAGAGLATAVEENTACCYALQDKVWVDDPDGAPWEVYTVLADVAETTRPGATPSAAERAERAGGPGSACDCGPICAPDATASTAVGTVTATTASTAVGTVTATTASTASTAEPGPASTGSCC
- a CDS encoding arsenate reductase ArsC, yielding MPEKPSILFVCVHNAGRSQMAAGFLTHLAGDQVEVRSAGSVPATEVNPVAVAAMAEIGIDIAAATPKILTADAVATSTLVITMGCGDTCPVFPGIRYEDWKLDDPAGLDVDAVRPIRDAIRAHVETLLNELLPTG
- a CDS encoding ArsR/SmtB family transcription factor, translating into MATTPPPAASPALAPRTEAPELTGAPTGALSACCGPLAREPLSVEDAERLATVLKAIAVPTRLRLLSMIYARDGGEACVCELTEPLGLTQPTVSHHLKVLVDAGLITREKRGVWAYYRPVPGTMATLAAMLTPTPAPAPVAFPTVP